In Cytophagia bacterium CHB2, the DNA window TGACCTCGGGCGTGTCGAAATCCAGGCTGCCGTTGCGCAGACGCTGTTTGGTCAAGGTTTTTGCGAGGCGATTCAATTTGCGCAGCGTCTCATCGATTTCCGGCGTTGCTGACTCCTTGCCGTCGATAATACGTTGCGCCTGCTCGTAATTCAAGCGTTTTTTGCTATGGATTATTGTTTCAGCGATTTGATAATTTACCACTTTGCCGCGCGGCGAGATTTCCATCATGCAGGAATACGTGAAACGATCGGTATCCGGTTTCAAGCTGCACAAATCGTTGCTGAGACGCTCGGGCAGCATCGGCACCACGCGATCGACGAGATAGATCGAGGTGCTGCGCGCCAGCGCTTCTTGATCGAGTGCGGATTTTTCCTGCACGAAATGGCTCACATCGGCAATATGCACGCCCAGTTCAATGTTGCCGTTTTCCAATTCGCGCATACTAATGGCATCATCAAAATCTTTGGCGTCTTCCGGATCGATTGTAAAGGTCAAGCGATCACGCAGATCAAGCCGCTGCGCCAACAACTCCGGCGTGATCTCCATCGCCAGTTGCTCAGCCTCGTGTTCGACCTCAGGTGGAAAGGCTGCGGGCAAATCAAAGGCGTACGCCACCGAAAGCACATCCACGCCCGGCTCGCCGGGGAAGCCGAGTACTTTCACCACGCGCCCTTCCGGATTTTGCAGCTCATCCTCCCAGGATTCAATGGTGACAGCAACCTTTTGTCCGGCTTTCGCGCCATTGAGGTTTTCTTCGGGAATGTAGATGTCGCG includes these proteins:
- a CDS encoding VacB/RNase II family 3'-5' exoribonuclease: MKDLIDRTLEVLAQQPSRQFKAKELARLLHVPPAKYAEYRSLLRSLAQQGLLAKLRRNHFGHARQTSTVTGKLHVKTQGYGFLIVGEDQEDVFISQKNMRTALNGDLVKVELFARPTGRRAEGRVVEILQRSRSNIVGTLRHGKHFYFVKPDDIKLLRDIYIPEENLNGAKAGQKVAVTIESWEDELQNPEGRVVKVLGFPGEPGVDVLSVAYAFDLPAAFPPEVEHEAEQLAMEITPELLAQRLDLRDRLTFTIDPEDAKDFDDAISMRELENGNIELGVHIADVSHFVQEKSALDQEALARSTSIYLVDRVVPMLPERLSNDLCSLKPDTDRFTYSCMMEISPRGKVVNYQIAETIIHSKKRLNYEQAQRIIDGKESATPEIDETLRKLNRLAKTLTKQRLRNGSLDFDTPEVKVILDETGAPIEIRRKERQESNRLIEEFMLLANQTVAKHIDVTLKKQYRKKPPFIYRIHEAPDPLKMKDFALFVKALGLKFDHQQQVTSKLLS